The following proteins are encoded in a genomic region of Pseudoxanthomonas suwonensis 11-1:
- a CDS encoding flavodoxin domain-containing protein: protein MSSSPSSNRLALAGQLALLALLLGAAGLLLPLHGGDWWPAAPASGRAWAAVAIGAAWLLATLAFLRPARRAQSSAAAVDDGNAVLVAWASQTGFAGSLAERTASMLRAGGRDVVLLPLDEVDAARLAATRQALFVASTTGEGDPPDHALGFLQRMDADTDLSRLQYAVLALGDRSYSAFCAFGRQLDGWLRDRGARPLFDRVEVDNADEAALRQWQYGVGRIGGDPDSADWSAPAYVPWRLAARQLLNPGSQGGPAHALALQPASGALPDWQPGDIAEIGPRNAPAQVAAWLAEAGVDGTAVVETGDGSLPLADLLARSVLPDAGGARGLAPAVLAARLQQLPHRAYSIASIPAEGQLRLLVRETYREDGSPGLGSGWLCRHAPVGGNIDLRLRANPGFHPPAPESPLVLVGNGTGIAGLRAHLAARVAAGARRNWLLFGERNAACDLFFGEELRRWQAGGWLERMDLAFSREGDRAYVQDRLRAAGPVLAEWVDQGATVLVCGSADTMAPAVDAALADILGSGRRDALREQGRYRRDVY from the coding sequence ATGAGTTCCTCGCCCTCCTCCAACCGCCTCGCACTGGCGGGCCAGCTGGCGCTGCTTGCGCTGCTGCTGGGCGCGGCAGGCCTGCTGCTGCCGCTGCACGGCGGCGACTGGTGGCCGGCGGCGCCTGCGTCTGGCCGGGCCTGGGCGGCCGTGGCCATCGGCGCCGCCTGGCTGCTGGCCACCCTCGCCTTCCTGCGTCCTGCGCGCCGCGCGCAGTCCTCCGCGGCAGCCGTGGACGACGGGAATGCAGTACTGGTGGCCTGGGCCAGCCAGACCGGCTTCGCCGGCAGCCTGGCCGAGCGCACTGCCAGCATGCTGCGAGCCGGCGGCCGCGACGTCGTGCTGCTGCCGCTGGACGAGGTCGACGCCGCGCGCCTGGCCGCAACCCGCCAGGCGCTGTTCGTGGCCAGCACGACCGGCGAGGGCGACCCGCCCGACCACGCGCTGGGCTTCCTGCAGCGGATGGACGCCGACACCGACCTGTCGCGGCTGCAGTACGCCGTGCTCGCGCTCGGCGACCGCAGCTACAGCGCGTTCTGCGCCTTCGGCCGGCAGCTGGACGGCTGGCTGCGCGACCGCGGTGCGCGCCCGCTGTTCGACCGGGTCGAAGTCGACAACGCCGACGAGGCCGCGCTGCGCCAGTGGCAGTACGGCGTCGGCCGCATCGGTGGCGATCCCGACAGCGCCGACTGGAGCGCGCCCGCCTATGTCCCGTGGCGGCTGGCCGCGCGCCAGCTGCTCAATCCCGGCAGCCAGGGCGGCCCGGCGCATGCGCTTGCGCTGCAACCGGCCAGCGGCGCCCTGCCCGACTGGCAGCCCGGCGATATCGCCGAGATCGGTCCGCGCAACGCGCCGGCCCAGGTGGCTGCGTGGCTGGCCGAGGCCGGGGTGGATGGCACTGCCGTGGTCGAAACCGGCGACGGCAGCCTGCCGCTGGCCGATCTTCTCGCACGCAGCGTGCTGCCCGACGCCGGCGGCGCGCGCGGCCTGGCGCCGGCGGTACTGGCTGCACGCCTGCAGCAGCTGCCGCACCGCGCCTACTCGATCGCCTCGATCCCGGCCGAGGGCCAGCTGCGGCTGCTGGTCCGCGAGACCTACCGCGAGGACGGCTCGCCAGGGCTCGGCAGCGGCTGGCTGTGCCGCCACGCGCCCGTGGGCGGGAACATCGACCTGCGCCTGCGCGCCAACCCGGGCTTCCATCCGCCTGCACCGGAATCGCCGCTGGTCCTGGTGGGCAATGGCACCGGCATCGCCGGCCTGCGTGCGCATCTGGCCGCCCGCGTCGCCGCCGGCGCGCGCCGCAACTGGCTGTTGTTCGGCGAGCGCAACGCCGCCTGCGACCTGTTCTTCGGCGAGGAGCTGCGGCGCTGGCAGGCCGGGGGCTGGCTGGAGCGCATGGACCTGGCCTTCTCCCGCGAAGGCGACCGCGCTTACGTGCAGGACCGGCTGCGCGCCGCCGGCCCGGTCCTGGCCGAATGGGTGGACCAGGGTGCGACCGTCCTGGTCTGTGGCAGTGCCGACACCATGGCCCCGGCGGTGGACGCCGCACTGGCGGACATCCTCGGCAGCGGGCGGCGCGACGCGTTGCGCGAGCAGGGCCGCTACCGCCGCGACGTGTACTGA
- a CDS encoding FAD:protein FMN transferase: MGATHVSAAGLATLGGETMGTRWSARVAVRPSFDLHALHAIVQDALDEVVAQMSTWEAGSDISRYRRAATGTWQALPESFARVLDAALEVAAASGGAFDPTVAPLVELWGFGASDRPLQVPAPALMAETRARTGWQRVQRRAGGRELLQPGGLALDLSAIAKGFGADLAAERLRSAGIAAALVEVGGEIRAYGRKPDGSLWQVLVEAEPDLDTPVAELPPRVLALDDAAVATSGDRWHHFEHEGVRYSHSFDPRSGVPVSQAAAAVTVVATDAMHADAWATALTVMGADAGLRFAEDHGLAARFVSRTPDGPVEAMTPAFRRHLAA, encoded by the coding sequence ATGGGCGCCACTCACGTGTCCGCCGCGGGTCTGGCGACCCTCGGCGGCGAAACCATGGGAACGCGCTGGAGCGCGCGCGTGGCCGTGCGCCCCTCGTTCGACCTGCATGCCCTGCACGCCATCGTCCAGGACGCGCTGGACGAGGTGGTGGCGCAGATGAGCACCTGGGAGGCCGGCTCGGACATCAGCCGCTACCGGCGCGCCGCCACCGGGACCTGGCAGGCGCTGCCGGAATCCTTCGCCCGCGTGCTGGATGCGGCGCTGGAAGTGGCCGCCGCAAGCGGTGGCGCGTTCGATCCCACGGTCGCGCCGCTGGTCGAGCTGTGGGGCTTCGGCGCCAGCGACCGGCCGCTGCAGGTGCCTGCGCCGGCGCTGATGGCCGAAACCCGAGCGCGCACCGGCTGGCAGCGCGTGCAGCGTCGCGCCGGGGGTCGCGAGCTGCTGCAGCCCGGCGGGCTGGCGCTGGACTTGTCGGCGATCGCCAAGGGCTTCGGCGCGGACCTTGCCGCTGAACGCCTGCGTAGCGCCGGCATTGCCGCGGCCCTGGTCGAGGTTGGCGGCGAGATCCGCGCCTACGGCCGCAAGCCCGATGGCAGCCTCTGGCAGGTGCTGGTCGAAGCCGAGCCGGACCTGGACACCCCCGTGGCCGAACTCCCGCCGCGGGTACTGGCGCTGGACGATGCCGCGGTCGCCACCTCCGGCGACCGTTGGCACCACTTCGAACACGAGGGCGTGCGCTACTCGCACAGCTTCGATCCGCGCAGCGGCGTGCCCGTGAGCCAGGCCGCCGCCGCCGTGACCGTGGTTGCCACCGATGCCATGCATGCCGATGCCTGGGCCACCGCGCTGACGGTGATGGGCGCGGACGCCGGCCTGCGCTTCGCCGAGGACCACGGCCTGGCCGCGCGCTTCGTCAGCCGCACGCCCGACGGCCCGGTGGAAGCGATGACACCGGCGTTCCGCCGCCACCTGGCCGCATGA
- a CDS encoding DUF4198 domain-containing protein, with amino-acid sequence MKKHAFVIALALALPFSAAAHKQWLVPSQATVNGQDVWVTFDAAVSNQLFFPDHVPMRLDNVVATAPDGSQVQLQNASTGKYRSTFDLQLQQEGTYRIANVNRGLSASWDTAASLAAKAKAEAEGKPVTGPGAPRGGFLRNAKPEELATKIPADAQNVQVTETMGRVETFVTNGRTTDIRPVGEGLELVPVTHPNDLFAGEEARFVLHVDGRPAAGLEVEVVRGETRYRNAQEEIQATSGKDGSVAITFPQAGVYWLEVTTEDARASAPKANKRRLSYVATLEVLPQ; translated from the coding sequence ATGAAGAAGCACGCGTTCGTCATCGCCCTGGCGCTGGCGCTTCCCTTCTCCGCCGCCGCGCACAAGCAGTGGCTGGTGCCCTCGCAGGCCACGGTCAACGGCCAGGACGTGTGGGTGACCTTCGACGCCGCCGTGTCCAACCAGCTGTTCTTCCCCGACCACGTGCCCATGCGCCTGGACAACGTGGTCGCCACCGCGCCGGACGGCAGCCAGGTGCAGCTGCAGAACGCCAGCACCGGCAAGTACCGCAGCACCTTCGACCTGCAGCTGCAGCAGGAAGGCACCTACCGCATCGCCAACGTCAACCGTGGCCTGTCGGCCAGCTGGGATACCGCCGCGAGCCTGGCCGCGAAGGCCAAGGCCGAGGCCGAGGGCAAGCCGGTGACCGGCCCCGGCGCGCCGCGCGGCGGCTTCCTGCGCAATGCCAAACCCGAAGAGCTGGCGACGAAGATCCCCGCCGACGCGCAGAACGTGCAGGTCACCGAGACCATGGGCCGGGTCGAAACCTTCGTGACCAATGGCCGCACCACCGACATCAGGCCGGTGGGCGAAGGCCTGGAGCTGGTGCCGGTGACCCATCCGAACGACCTGTTCGCCGGCGAGGAAGCACGGTTCGTGCTGCACGTCGACGGCAGGCCGGCCGCTGGCCTGGAAGTCGAGGTGGTGCGCGGCGAGACCCGCTACCGCAATGCCCAGGAGGAGATCCAGGCCACCAGCGGCAAGGACGGCAGCGTCGCCATCACCTTCCCGCAAGCCGGCGTGTACTGGCTGGAAGTGACGACCGAGGATGCCAGGGCCAGCGCGCCCAAGGCGAACAAGCGCCGCCTCAGCTACGTGGCGACCCTGGAAGTCCTGCCGCAGTAA
- a CDS encoding DUF2271 domain-containing protein, which produces MRAKVLFAVTGLLTLPAYAAELEVTVEIPKLNVAEYHRPYVAVWIEGADSKAVADLAVWYQMKDTAEGHGTKWLPDLRQWWRKSGRNLDLPVDGVTGPTRPVGKHVVKVDSGSPRLAKLQAGQYTLVVEAVREVGGRELLKIPFNWPAKGSQTGKAQGSSELGAVSLSIK; this is translated from the coding sequence ATGCGCGCCAAAGTGCTGTTCGCGGTGACCGGACTCCTGACCCTGCCGGCCTATGCCGCCGAGCTCGAGGTCACGGTCGAGATCCCGAAGCTCAACGTCGCCGAGTACCACCGCCCGTACGTGGCGGTGTGGATCGAGGGCGCCGACAGCAAGGCCGTGGCCGACCTGGCGGTCTGGTACCAGATGAAGGACACCGCCGAGGGCCACGGCACCAAGTGGCTGCCCGACCTGCGCCAGTGGTGGCGCAAGTCCGGCCGCAACCTCGACCTGCCGGTGGACGGCGTGACCGGGCCGACCCGCCCGGTCGGCAAGCACGTGGTCAAGGTCGACTCCGGCTCGCCGCGTCTGGCCAAGCTGCAGGCCGGCCAGTACACCCTGGTGGTCGAGGCGGTGCGCGAAGTCGGCGGCCGCGAGCTGCTGAAGATCCCGTTCAACTGGCCGGCCAAGGGCAGCCAGACCGGCAAGGCCCAGGGCAGCAGCGAGCTGGGCGCGGTCAGCCTGTCGATCAAGTAA
- a CDS encoding PepSY-associated TM helix domain-containing protein, with translation MGIVLDRYTPLPPEPPADVPATTTREDPVSAQRKRGFWLRTLHQWHWISSAVCLVGMLLFTATGITLNHAARIEAQPQVDNRTAQLPEPLLDVLADAPTEGNAPLPPAIAGWLQDELSIAAGRRPAEWSEDEAYLSMPSPGADAWLSIDRESGEVEFERTDRGAVSFLNDLHKGRNAGPAWGWFIDVFAIACLVFCITGLFLLHLHARQRRMTWPLVGLGLVVPLVLILIFIH, from the coding sequence ATGGGAATCGTTCTCGACCGCTATACTCCCCTGCCTCCCGAGCCCCCTGCAGACGTGCCGGCAACCACGACCCGCGAAGATCCCGTATCCGCCCAGCGCAAGCGTGGTTTCTGGCTGCGTACGCTGCACCAGTGGCACTGGATCAGCTCGGCGGTGTGCCTGGTCGGGATGCTGCTGTTCACCGCCACCGGCATCACCCTCAACCACGCCGCGCGGATCGAGGCGCAGCCGCAGGTCGACAACCGCACCGCGCAGCTGCCGGAACCGCTGCTGGACGTGCTTGCCGACGCGCCCACCGAAGGCAATGCGCCGCTGCCGCCGGCCATCGCCGGCTGGCTGCAGGACGAGCTGTCGATCGCCGCGGGCCGGCGCCCGGCGGAGTGGTCGGAGGACGAGGCCTACCTGTCCATGCCCTCGCCCGGTGCCGACGCCTGGCTGAGCATCGACCGCGAAAGCGGCGAGGTCGAGTTCGAGCGCACCGACCGTGGCGCGGTCTCGTTCCTCAACGACCTGCACAAGGGCCGCAACGCCGGACCGGCCTGGGGCTGGTTCATCGACGTGTTCGCCATCGCCTGCCTGGTGTTCTGCATCACCGGCCTGTTCCTGCTGCACCTGCACGCGCGGCAGCGGCGCATGACCTGGCCGCTGGTCGGCCTGGGCCTGGTGGTGCCGCTGGTCCTGATCCTGATCTTCATCCATTGA
- a CDS encoding TonB-dependent receptor domain-containing protein, whose protein sequence is MSNLRPLRPARLPLALCIALVATPSLAAPGPDIAGEPSTLNTVVVTATGYEQKIVDAPASISVITREDLARRPYITLLDAVRDLEGVDIGETRDKTGQGTISMRGMGADYTLVLVNGRRQNNHGDIYPNSFGGNQFNHIPPLDAIERIEVIRGPMSTLYGADAMGGVVNIITRKGLDTWAGSVTLGRTFETDDAYGDDTTADFHLTGPLVRGVLDLTVRGSWYKREASNPVYDDVVDPSGERHSRALGFGGGGKTVDNTNKAGGISLAWTPTGSQTLTLDADTSRQEYDNAIRVNDEGVEEYPVGTVDNLGAVLRIGNNGRVEPRAGYAPTQRFTRDSFALTHEGNWSFGDSTVSLAYVDTNNEGRTLPFTVAERQSLQQVWNAACTSLGGSVGAGGYCAPGAAIGFRNANAWNNQSEAQKLAIMQANLSPEQYSQLLAYLPRPQRSLESSQYTLDAKLDIPFQAAGEHIAVVGTQIVRGELTDGVFGMEAGRPGGRQRHDMQSLFAEDTWKPSEALSLTGGIRYDDHKVFGSHVSPRLYAVYTASPAWTFKGGASTGFKTPKTTQLYDGVVGFGGQGTSPMFGNPDLRPETSTSYELAAYWHHEGGHNFNATIFRNTFDDKISSQPCGNGLALECAGTGEYAGLGYANSSRTVNIDKVVIQGAELAGRWQIADAFGLRGNYTWTDSEQRSGAQQGLPLGESARHMANLTLDWQVLDNLGLFLTAESRSKRYRGLHAITQEPLYYRDYTVLHLGGAWQINDTVTLNARINNLLDRDFTTYATEFRDLDGDGTWLDGSNEVLFLDDYNNKDKARSVWVSLNVQF, encoded by the coding sequence ATGTCCAATCTCCGTCCGCTCCGTCCCGCACGCCTCCCGCTTGCGCTGTGCATCGCGCTGGTCGCCACTCCCTCCCTCGCCGCGCCCGGGCCGGACATCGCCGGCGAGCCCAGCACCCTCAATACCGTGGTGGTCACCGCCACCGGCTATGAGCAGAAGATCGTCGACGCGCCCGCCAGCATCAGCGTGATCACCCGCGAGGACCTGGCCCGCCGTCCCTACATCACCCTGCTGGACGCCGTGCGCGACCTGGAAGGCGTGGACATCGGCGAGACCCGCGACAAGACCGGCCAGGGCACGATCTCCATGCGCGGCATGGGCGCCGACTACACCCTGGTCCTGGTCAACGGACGCCGCCAGAACAACCACGGCGACATCTACCCGAACTCCTTCGGCGGCAACCAGTTCAACCACATCCCGCCGCTGGACGCGATCGAGCGGATCGAGGTCATCCGCGGTCCGATGTCGACCCTGTACGGCGCCGACGCCATGGGCGGCGTGGTCAACATCATCACCCGCAAGGGCCTGGACACCTGGGCCGGCTCGGTCACCCTCGGCCGCACCTTCGAGACCGACGATGCCTACGGCGACGACACCACCGCCGACTTCCACCTGACCGGCCCCCTGGTCCGCGGCGTCCTCGACCTGACCGTGCGCGGCAGCTGGTACAAGCGCGAAGCCTCCAACCCGGTGTACGACGACGTGGTCGATCCCTCCGGGGAGCGCCACAGCCGCGCCCTGGGCTTCGGCGGCGGCGGCAAGACCGTGGACAACACCAACAAGGCCGGCGGCATCAGCCTGGCCTGGACCCCGACCGGCAGCCAGACGCTCACCCTCGACGCCGACACCTCGCGCCAGGAGTACGACAACGCCATCCGCGTCAACGACGAGGGCGTGGAGGAATACCCGGTCGGCACGGTGGACAACCTCGGCGCGGTGCTGCGCATCGGCAACAACGGCCGGGTCGAACCGCGCGCCGGCTATGCCCCGACCCAACGCTTCACCCGCGACAGCTTCGCGCTGACCCACGAAGGCAACTGGTCCTTCGGCGACAGCACGGTCTCGCTGGCGTACGTGGACACCAACAACGAGGGCCGCACCCTGCCCTTCACCGTGGCCGAGCGGCAGTCGCTGCAGCAGGTCTGGAACGCGGCCTGCACCAGCCTGGGCGGCAGCGTCGGCGCGGGCGGCTACTGCGCGCCCGGCGCGGCGATCGGTTTCCGCAACGCCAACGCCTGGAACAACCAGTCCGAGGCGCAGAAGCTGGCGATCATGCAGGCCAACCTGTCGCCGGAGCAGTACAGCCAGCTGCTGGCCTACCTGCCGCGCCCGCAGCGCAGCCTCGAGAGCTCGCAGTACACCCTCGACGCCAAGCTCGACATCCCCTTCCAGGCCGCCGGCGAGCACATCGCCGTGGTCGGTACCCAGATCGTGCGCGGCGAACTGACCGACGGCGTGTTCGGCATGGAGGCCGGCCGTCCCGGCGGCCGGCAGCGGCACGACATGCAGTCGCTGTTCGCAGAGGACACCTGGAAGCCGTCCGAAGCGCTGTCGCTGACCGGCGGCATCCGCTACGACGACCACAAGGTGTTCGGCAGCCACGTCAGTCCGCGCCTGTACGCGGTCTACACCGCGAGCCCAGCCTGGACCTTCAAGGGCGGCGCCAGCACCGGCTTCAAGACCCCCAAGACCACCCAGCTGTACGACGGCGTGGTCGGCTTCGGCGGCCAGGGGACCTCGCCGATGTTCGGCAACCCCGACCTGCGGCCGGAAACCAGCACCAGCTACGAGCTGGCCGCGTACTGGCACCACGAGGGCGGCCACAACTTCAACGCCACCATCTTCCGCAACACCTTCGACGACAAGATCTCGTCGCAACCCTGCGGCAATGGACTGGCCCTGGAGTGCGCGGGCACCGGCGAGTACGCCGGCCTGGGCTATGCCAACAGCAGCCGCACGGTGAACATCGACAAGGTGGTGATCCAGGGCGCCGAACTGGCCGGCCGCTGGCAGATCGCCGACGCCTTCGGCCTGCGCGGCAACTACACCTGGACCGACAGCGAGCAGCGCAGCGGCGCCCAGCAGGGCCTGCCGCTGGGCGAGAGCGCCCGGCACATGGCCAACCTCACCCTGGACTGGCAGGTGCTCGACAACCTCGGCCTGTTCCTGACCGCCGAATCGCGCTCGAAGCGTTACCGCGGCCTGCATGCGATCACCCAGGAGCCGCTGTACTACCGCGACTACACCGTGCTGCACCTTGGCGGCGCCTGGCAGATCAACGACACGGTGACGCTCAACGCGCGGATCAACAACCTGCTGGACCGCGACTTCACCACCTACGCCACCGAGTTCCGCGACCTCGATGGCGACGGCACCTGGCTCGATGGCAGCAACGAGGTGCTGTTCCTGGACGACTACAACAACAAGGACAAGGCCCGCAGCGTCTGGGTCAGCCTCAACGTCCAGTTCTGA
- a CDS encoding non-heme iron oxygenase ferredoxin subunit, protein MSGTWTFVCAPSELLPGEMRTVFDEVTDAPILVVNLDGDLYALEDRCSHEDYELSAGPVDPAEGSIECVLHGARFDLRDGRALCAPAYSPVAKFPVRVDATGIWTRDDRD, encoded by the coding sequence ATGAGTGGGACCTGGACCTTCGTCTGTGCCCCGTCGGAACTGCTGCCGGGCGAAATGCGCACCGTGTTCGACGAGGTGACCGACGCACCGATCCTGGTGGTCAACCTCGACGGCGACCTGTACGCGCTCGAGGACCGCTGCAGCCACGAGGACTACGAGCTGTCCGCCGGCCCGGTGGATCCGGCCGAGGGCAGCATCGAGTGCGTCCTGCACGGCGCCCGCTTCGACCTGCGCGACGGCCGCGCCCTGTGCGCCCCGGCCTACTCGCCTGTCGCCAAGTTCCCGGTCAGGGTCGACGCCACGGGTATCTGGACCCGCGACGACCGGGACTGA
- a CDS encoding GNAT family N-acetyltransferase: MDMPSFRPATTADIPAIVELVTSAYRGEASRKGWTTEADLLDGQRIEPGVLAADIARPRSVVLLAERDGALLACAHVAEEDGAGYFGMFAVRPDLQGGGVGKAVLAEAERIAREEWDLATMRMTVIDVRDSLIAFYERRGYVRTGIHKPFPYGDERFGVPLRDDLRFEVLEKPLRAGVAA; encoded by the coding sequence ATGGACATGCCGAGCTTCCGCCCCGCCACCACCGCCGACATCCCCGCCATCGTCGAGCTGGTCACCTCCGCCTACCGCGGCGAGGCCAGCCGCAAGGGCTGGACCACCGAGGCCGACCTGCTTGACGGCCAGCGCATCGAGCCCGGGGTGCTGGCCGCGGACATCGCCCGCCCGCGCAGCGTCGTGCTGCTGGCCGAGCGCGACGGCGCGCTGCTGGCCTGCGCCCACGTAGCCGAGGAGGACGGCGCCGGCTATTTCGGCATGTTCGCCGTGCGCCCCGACCTGCAGGGCGGCGGCGTGGGCAAGGCCGTGCTGGCCGAGGCCGAGCGCATCGCCCGCGAGGAATGGGACCTGGCGACCATGCGCATGACCGTGATCGACGTGCGCGACAGCCTGATCGCCTTCTACGAGCGCCGCGGCTACGTCCGCACCGGCATCCACAAGCCCTTCCCCTACGGCGACGAGCGCTTCGGCGTCCCGCTGCGCGACGACCTGCGCTTCGAGGTGCTGGAGAAGCCGCTGCGTGCTGGAGTGGCCGCATGA
- a CDS encoding cysteine desulfurase, with protein sequence MNSKPAVDEAAQPGQVDWERVRADFPLLMREVHGRPLVYLDNANTSQKPLAVVSSQDEFYRRHNANVSRAVHALGTEATEAYEASRSRLARFLNVRADELVLCSGTTFAINLVAYSWALPRLKQGDTILVSRMEHHANIVPWQLVAERTGARIRVAEILPDGSLDLDALYRSMTGDVKLLAVAHVSNVLGTVNPVREICREARRRGITTVVDGSQAAPHLRLDVAGIGCDFYAVTGHKMCGPTGTGALWARRELLQEMPPFIGGGEMIKEVSFEGTVFNDPPHRFEAGTPNIAGFVGLHAAMDYLDDIGMEAISAREGELLAHATEALQAIPGLRIFGNAPGKAAVISFLVEGAHAHDLATLLDLEGVAVRSGQHCAHPLLQYFGVAATLRASLAFYNTHDEIDRFVAALEKTRRLLA encoded by the coding sequence GTGAACAGCAAGCCCGCGGTGGACGAGGCCGCCCAGCCGGGCCAGGTCGACTGGGAGCGCGTGCGCGCCGACTTCCCGCTGCTGATGCGCGAGGTCCACGGCCGTCCGCTGGTCTACCTGGACAACGCCAACACCTCGCAGAAGCCGCTGGCCGTGGTGTCCTCGCAGGACGAGTTCTACCGCCGCCACAACGCCAACGTCAGCCGCGCCGTGCACGCCCTGGGTACCGAGGCCACCGAGGCCTACGAGGCCTCGCGCTCACGCCTGGCGCGTTTCCTCAACGTGCGCGCCGACGAGCTGGTGCTGTGCAGCGGCACCACCTTCGCCATCAACCTTGTGGCGTACTCGTGGGCGCTGCCGCGGCTGAAGCAGGGCGACACCATCCTGGTCTCGCGCATGGAGCACCACGCCAACATCGTGCCTTGGCAGCTGGTGGCCGAGCGCACCGGCGCGAGGATCAGGGTCGCCGAGATCCTGCCCGACGGCAGCCTCGACCTGGACGCGCTGTACCGGTCGATGACCGGCGACGTGAAGCTGCTGGCCGTGGCCCATGTGTCCAACGTGCTGGGCACGGTCAACCCGGTGCGCGAGATCTGCCGCGAGGCGCGCCGCCGCGGCATCACGACCGTGGTCGACGGCTCCCAGGCCGCGCCGCACCTCAGGCTGGACGTGGCCGGCATCGGCTGCGACTTCTACGCGGTCACCGGCCACAAGATGTGCGGCCCGACTGGCACCGGCGCGCTGTGGGCGCGCCGCGAGCTGCTGCAGGAAATGCCGCCGTTCATCGGCGGCGGCGAAATGATCAAGGAAGTCAGCTTCGAAGGGACGGTGTTCAACGACCCGCCCCACAGGTTCGAGGCCGGCACCCCCAACATCGCCGGCTTCGTCGGCCTGCACGCCGCCATGGACTACCTCGACGACATCGGCATGGAGGCGATCTCCGCACGCGAGGGCGAGCTGCTGGCGCACGCCACCGAGGCGCTGCAGGCGATCCCCGGCCTGCGCATCTTCGGCAACGCGCCGGGCAAGGCCGCGGTGATCTCGTTCCTGGTCGAGGGCGCGCATGCGCACGACCTGGCCACCCTGCTGGACCTGGAAGGCGTGGCCGTGCGCTCGGGCCAGCATTGCGCCCATCCCCTGCTGCAGTACTTCGGCGTGGCCGCGACCCTGCGCGCCTCGCTGGCGTTCTACAACACGCACGACGAGATCGACCGCTTCGTCGCCGCGCTGGAAAAGACCCGCCGCCTGCTCGCCTGA
- the sufD gene encoding Fe-S cluster assembly protein SufD produces the protein MAALLESFRQGFDALRAPEAQELGPGRRAALDALLADGLPGPREEAWKYTPLRALERRGFAPADATAPAFDAGVLEGIPAPRLVFANGRFDAAHSDLAGLPAGASVEALSQVLERGEPRDANFLLRRYERRDEVFARANAALAEEGAVVRLDAGVRLPAPLHLVFVGVAQEGDRAWHLRHFIDLREGAALDIVEHQLGAGEHANLSNDVLHLHAGKGAVVRHARVQADSARASRFARTDAVLARDAQYRRFDLELGAALSRHELNVRLEGDGARLTANGVLLGSGRRHVDTRLGIDHVARDTACDLLWRGIADGRSRVVFHGGINIRPGADGTDANLSNKNLLLSADAEIDTQPVLVIDADEVKAAHGATVGQLDANAVFYLRSRGVPLPDAQRLLTVAFCREPLLAMVDDGLRQLLLARLDAALAAALDGEVQA, from the coding sequence ATGGCCGCGCTGCTGGAATCGTTCCGCCAGGGCTTCGATGCCCTGCGCGCGCCTGAGGCGCAGGAACTGGGCCCGGGCCGCCGCGCCGCGCTGGACGCGCTGCTGGCCGACGGCCTGCCCGGCCCGCGCGAGGAAGCCTGGAAGTACACCCCGCTGCGTGCGCTTGAGCGCCGCGGCTTCGCCCCGGCCGATGCCACCGCCCCGGCGTTCGACGCCGGCGTGCTGGAAGGCATCCCGGCGCCGCGCCTGGTGTTCGCCAACGGCCGCTTCGATGCCGCCCACAGCGACCTGGCCGGCCTGCCGGCCGGTGCCAGCGTCGAGGCGCTGTCGCAGGTGCTGGAGCGCGGCGAGCCGCGCGATGCCAACTTCCTGCTGCGCCGCTACGAGCGCCGCGACGAGGTCTTCGCCCGCGCCAACGCCGCCCTCGCCGAGGAGGGCGCAGTGGTGCGGCTGGATGCCGGCGTGCGCCTCCCGGCGCCGCTGCACCTGGTGTTCGTGGGCGTGGCGCAGGAAGGTGACCGTGCCTGGCACCTGCGCCACTTCATCGACCTGCGCGAGGGCGCGGCGCTGGACATCGTCGAGCACCAGCTCGGCGCCGGCGAACACGCCAACCTGTCCAACGACGTGCTGCACCTGCATGCCGGCAAGGGCGCCGTGGTCCGCCACGCGCGGGTGCAGGCCGATTCGGCCAGGGCCAGCCGCTTCGCCCGCACCGACGCGGTGCTGGCGCGCGATGCGCAGTACCGGCGCTTCGACCTGGAGCTGGGCGCCGCGCTCAGCCGCCACGAGCTCAACGTGCGCCTGGAGGGCGACGGCGCCCGCCTGACCGCCAACGGCGTGCTGCTGGGCAGCGGCCGCCGCCACGTCGATACCCGCCTGGGCATCGACCATGTCGCCCGCGATACCGCCTGCGACCTGCTGTGGCGCGGCATCGCCGACGGCCGCAGCCGGGTCGTGTTCCACGGCGGCATCAACATCCGCCCGGGCGCGGACGGCACCGATGCCAACCTGTCCAACAAGAACCTGCTGCTGTCGGCCGACGCCGAGATCGACACCCAGCCGGTGCTGGTGATCGACGCGGACGAGGTCAAGGCCGCGCACGGCGCCACCGTCGGCCAGCTCGATGCCAACGCGGTGTTCTACCTGCGCTCGCGCGGCGTGCCCCTGCCCGACGCCCAGCGCCTGTTGACCGTGGCCTTCTGCCGCGAGCCGCTGCTGGCGATGGTGGACGACGGCCTGCGCCAGCTGCTGCTGGCCCGGCTCGATGCGGCCCTGGCCGCGGCCCTGGACGGCGAGGTGCAGGCGTGA